In Leptospira bouyouniensis, the genomic stretch TTTTAAACTACTGCCTATTAAAAAAGGCAAGTGATAGCAGGGTATTAAACATACCTACCGAACTAATTGATCCATCTACGAATATTAAATTAGAACTGTATATTCATAGTCATCACTTAACAATAATTCGAAATATTGGAGATCCTGATAAAGTAGCGATATTGATAAATGATTTAGAGAAGACATTCGATAGTTTAGAAGATGCATCTGAATATCTTGGAAATCTGTATTTTGAAGGATTTCTAGACTACAAGGTCAAGATTAGTTTAAGAAATCTTTTAGCTCCAATTATTCGAGATGAAAAATCCGAATTTAAAGATATAATAAAATGTTACGATACTGATAAGAATATTCCAAGAGATTACAAACCACATTTATTCTTTTTAGGATTGAATTTAGATCTATATTCAGAAATTCGAAAAATAATTGACTCACTTGAAAAGAAAACAAAATACGCATCTGAAACCAAAAAACTTTTAACCAATAATCAACAAATTAAAATTAGCGAAGCAAAGGCAAGGTTAAATGAATTAGACCATGAAGTAGCATCAATAAACAATTCAATTGAAAAATTGAGAAACAAAGATTCATACGATTTAATTCAAACAGAAATTATCGCACTTGAAACTAAGGTTTCCGAACTGAGAACAATACAGAAAGCAACTCAATTTGAAATTAAGCAAATTGAATCATTGCCAATTCCGGAAGATATAAGCGAACAAGAAATCAAGATTTTATTTAATAATTTCAAAGAAGGACTAGGAGATATTGTTTCCAAATCAATTGAAGAAGTTAAAGTTTTTAAGAATAAGATAGATGGTTTTAGAAATTATTTGGTTGGTGAGCGTCTAGCAATTCTTAAAGAAGGGCTATTTACTTTGAATTCAGAGCTAAGAGTTCTAGATGAAAGCTACACTGAAAAGCTTTCCTTGATCGAAAAAGGAGAACTATTAAAAGACTTAAAAACTTCTTTAAATATTTTTAATAATAAAAATGAAGAACTTAATAATTTAAAAGCTTTGATTAATCGATTCGATATAGCCGAAAACGAGAAAGAAGAGTTAAAGATACTAAAAAATAATAAATTACATGAATTTCGAGATAAAATCCTGGAAAAGCAAGAAGTTATAAAGAGTTTTGAGCAAACAATCTTACTAGTTCACGAGAGAATAATGGACAATCGAAAGGCCCATTTTGAAATACAGACCGTTAATAAAGCAAATGTCAAAGATTTTTTGTATTTTGATCTTAGAACCGATGATGATGGAAGCCATAGTACGGATCGAGTCAAAGTTCTTATTTATGATATTGCATTACTATTTAATGAACAAACATCAAAACGACACCCTAAATTTTTGGTTCATGACAATATATTTGATATAGATCAAGATTCTCTTGAAAAAAGTTTAATTTTTCTGCATAATCAAGAAAAAAATAATTTAAATGATTTTCAATACATACTAACATTAAATAGAGACATACTAGAAGCGATCGAACAAACAAATAAACTAGGTTTTAATATCGAAAACTATAAAAGAGCCTCTTATACGAAAGAAAATCGATTTCTTAAGAAAAAGTATACTGAGGTAAAAAGACGTAAATGAGCTCAAATCCTATATATATTTATTCTCGGATACGGCTAGATTACATCCACACGTATGTTTTGCAGACGGATTCTATATACTTCATTAATACTTCTCAGCAATTTCTGTTCGGACTCTCGTTATCGATTTAAAAACCTAGCCTGTTGTAAGTAAATTAAAAAGAAAAAACCCTACTAGGAAAAATATGGATTAATGCGAATATGAAGTTCGTGTAAGTATATTACTGAATATAAAAGTTGAAGCAAGTGATTTAACAAGTGACCAGATAGTTTTCTATCAGAGTTTAATACACAATTTTACTGGTAATACTTATCCGGCTCCGCCCTCCGTGGCTTCGCTCGGTTTATTTAGACGCGGCACAGCAGATAACAACGACTTACCGCTGCGCTTCGGGACTGACGCCCTCGCTAGGGCTACGCCACATTCCTCTCCGTCACGCTTCTTGCGTTGCAAGAAGCCGCGCCGACGCTAACGCCTTCTCCGAAGGCTCAGCTACGAGGAACGTCGGTAAGTCTAATTCGTTATACGCAATTTTAATAAAATTTATGAAAAAAAGAAAAATATTAACTCTAATTATATTAGCAATCTCAAGCCTCAGTATTAATTCGGAAGAAGTTGAAAATAATGCCAAAGAAAGAAGAGCAAACCAAATTTATATCAGAAGAAATAACGGATATGCTGCACCGAATGAATTTAATATGTATAACAGTCTTTTTCCGATATCCTTCGCATATGAAATACCTTCTATCCAATATAACACGTTCGGATTTGTTAGATTTATAGGTGATTCTAAGTTTAGTATTGAAGGAAACTTTTTTGAGTATAAAAAGACCAATTCCTCTTTTGATAGAATAAATCCTTATACAGATCAAATTAGCAGAGGAAATCTTGGTACTTATTATAGATCAGAACAGAACTTATTCTTAAATTACCATCTTATTGAAAATAGAATAATTTTTAACCTCGGAATACAAAGACTACAAAGTGATTTGAGCGATGGGAGATTTGCATTTTATAACTATAATTTTTCCCAAAATTTAAATGGATTAACGGCTGGACTGCTACTTGAATCTCCAAGATTCTATGGCCTCTATATATCAGCAGGTTACAGATATTCTATCCTAAGTGGTTTTACCGAAATTAACCACTCAATTGTTACTTCAGCTAGAAATTTTGAATTTGCCCATATTAAAGACAATCCATTCACTAAATACTATGCTACAGAAACAAAACTTTTAATTGGTTACGAATTAACTGACTCCATCCTATTATCTTTAGGTTTTATTGATCAATCTGCAAAAGTTGTTCAAAATAGAAGTCAAATCATCACTAGTGATTCTTTTTCTACGATTTTAATTAGATCAAATATTGAATATACTGCTAAGTATGAATATTTCGGTTCCACCTTCGCATCTATTACTTATAAATATTAAAACTGCGTATAACAGCGTGGAAACGCTGCGCTTCGGCACTTGCGGCCTCGCTTGGCCTGCGGCACATTTCTCTCCGTCACGCTTCTCGCTACGCAAGAAGACGTGCCGACGCTAACGCCTCCTTCAGAGGCTCAGCTACGAGAAACGTCGTCTCCACTAGTTCGTTATACGACAGTTTTAAAAAACTATATGAAAGATTACATTTTATATTATTTAGGCGCAGGATCTAGTGCAAATTCAATACCAGTGGTAGGTGCTCTATCAAATAGAATGTCTGCTTTTAAAGGCTATTTGATTAATTCTGTTAATTTAGAAAATCAAACTTTTCCTAAAGATAGTGGAATAGAAAGAACATTAATAGAAATTAGAGATGAATTTCTAAATAACATTGATTGGCTAATTGAGATGTCAGGAAGAAATTCCATAGACACGTTCGCTCGAAAGTTATGGGATGCAAACAAATTAAAGGAATTAAGAATATTGAAAGCTACATTAGCTTGTTATATTCTACTAGAACAAACAATATCAGATACTCAATATTCTTCTCTTGATCATAGATACGAACACTGGCTCACAAAAATTACCGAACGCGATAGAGAGGAAGGAATACCATTCTTAAAAAGGAATTTCAAGGTTATAAGCTGGAATTATGACATTCAAATTGAAAAAG encodes the following:
- a CDS encoding DUF2326 domain-containing protein yields the protein MIKLIKLFSDPEIFNPIIFKSGLNLILGEKSESSNKTNGVGKSISIEFLNYCLLKKASDSRVLNIPTELIDPSTNIKLELYIHSHHLTIIRNIGDPDKVAILINDLEKTFDSLEDASEYLGNLYFEGFLDYKVKISLRNLLAPIIRDEKSEFKDIIKCYDTDKNIPRDYKPHLFFLGLNLDLYSEIRKIIDSLEKKTKYASETKKLLTNNQQIKISEAKARLNELDHEVASINNSIEKLRNKDSYDLIQTEIIALETKVSELRTIQKATQFEIKQIESLPIPEDISEQEIKILFNNFKEGLGDIVSKSIEEVKVFKNKIDGFRNYLVGERLAILKEGLFTLNSELRVLDESYTEKLSLIEKGELLKDLKTSLNIFNNKNEELNNLKALINRFDIAENEKEELKILKNNKLHEFRDKILEKQEVIKSFEQTILLVHERIMDNRKAHFEIQTVNKANVKDFLYFDLRTDDDGSHSTDRVKVLIYDIALLFNEQTSKRHPKFLVHDNIFDIDQDSLEKSLIFLHNQEKNNLNDFQYILTLNRDILEAIEQTNKLGFNIENYKRASYTKENRFLKKKYTEVKRRK
- a CDS encoding LA_2444/LA_4059 family outer membrane protein; the protein is MKKRKILTLIILAISSLSINSEEVENNAKERRANQIYIRRNNGYAAPNEFNMYNSLFPISFAYEIPSIQYNTFGFVRFIGDSKFSIEGNFFEYKKTNSSFDRINPYTDQISRGNLGTYYRSEQNLFLNYHLIENRIIFNLGIQRLQSDLSDGRFAFYNYNFSQNLNGLTAGLLLESPRFYGLYISAGYRYSILSGFTEINHSIVTSARNFEFAHIKDNPFTKYYATETKLLIGYELTDSILLSLGFIDQSAKVVQNRSQIITSDSFSTILIRSNIEYTAKYEYFGSTFASITYKY